A single Methylomonas sp. AM2-LC DNA region contains:
- a CDS encoding SDR family oxidoreductase: MTNKIAIVTGGSRGLGKSTALKLAEASIDVILTYHTNQVEALAVVAEIEALGGKAAALQLDVGNIAGLNDFVQRVTQVLTNKWQRNTFNFLVNNAGIGGHASFAETTEAQFDNLVNIHFKGVFFLTQKLLPLLADQGRIVNVSTGMTRFALPGFSAYAAMKGAIEVLTKYLAKELGERGIAVNVVAPGAIETDFGGGVVRDNTQLNTFIASQTALGRVGLPDDIGGVVAALLSENSAWINAQRIEASGGMFI, from the coding sequence ATGACCAATAAAATAGCAATCGTTACCGGTGGTAGTCGCGGTTTGGGCAAAAGTACGGCCTTAAAACTGGCCGAAGCAAGTATTGATGTCATTTTGACTTATCACACTAATCAGGTAGAAGCTTTGGCTGTGGTCGCCGAAATAGAAGCGCTGGGTGGTAAGGCGGCGGCTTTGCAACTGGATGTTGGTAACATAGCAGGATTAAACGACTTTGTGCAACGTGTTACACAGGTATTAACTAATAAATGGCAACGTAATACATTCAATTTTTTGGTCAATAACGCCGGAATTGGTGGGCATGCCAGTTTTGCCGAAACCACAGAAGCACAGTTTGATAATTTGGTTAATATCCATTTTAAAGGGGTATTTTTTCTAACCCAAAAGTTATTGCCATTATTGGCAGATCAGGGGCGGATTGTGAATGTTTCTACGGGAATGACTCGATTTGCTTTGCCGGGCTTTTCTGCCTATGCGGCTATGAAAGGCGCTATTGAAGTGTTAACCAAATATCTGGCTAAAGAGTTGGGTGAACGCGGTATTGCAGTTAATGTGGTGGCTCCTGGCGCAATTGAAACCGATTTTGGTGGTGGAGTGGTGCGGGATAATACGCAGCTAAATACATTTATTGCTTCTCAAACCGCTTTGGGCAGAGTGGGTTTGCCGGATGATATTGGTGGAGTGGTTGCTGCTCTATTAAGCGAAAACAGTGCTTGGATTAATGCGCAACGTATTGAAGCTTCTGGCGGTATGTTTATTTAA
- a CDS encoding YkgJ family cysteine cluster protein has product MTTLLQLQTDIEIRVNAIREGHPDWLCRQGCDNCCKRLAEVPNITEEEWNWLKVGLLTLSTEQLLDIDKKMAAMGNQSSRPFVCPFLDSMIGACKVYAYRPVACRTYGFYVQRDKGLYCKEIEAIVEDGWLAEVVWGNHDVIDRGLCGLGESHELTVWYAEWRK; this is encoded by the coding sequence ATGACTACTCTCTTGCAACTCCAAACTGATATCGAAATCCGCGTAAACGCTATTCGCGAGGGTCATCCCGATTGGTTATGCAGACAGGGCTGTGATAACTGTTGTAAGCGGCTTGCCGAAGTACCAAATATTACCGAGGAAGAATGGAATTGGCTAAAAGTGGGATTACTAACCTTATCGACTGAACAGCTTCTGGACATCGATAAGAAAATGGCCGCTATGGGTAATCAATCCTCTCGCCCTTTCGTATGCCCGTTTTTGGACAGCATGATAGGTGCCTGTAAAGTATACGCCTATCGACCTGTAGCTTGCCGAACCTACGGATTTTATGTCCAACGTGACAAAGGCTTGTACTGTAAAGAGATTGAAGCGATTGTAGAGGATGGTTGGTTGGCCGAGGTGGTGTGGGGCAATCATGACGTTATTGATCGTGGTCTTTGTGGTCTGGGTGAATCACACGAATTGACCGTTTGGTATGCTGAATGGAGGAAGTAA
- a CDS encoding MEKHLA domain-containing protein, with the protein MRNVLKLLAVCLFNLNISLFMLPIDPPNPTNQFYADHIQLLLDSYQRLLNKPLLLVAPDLTLAEQVFKGGFALLSHNTDNEPLFNYANVTALHLFELEWQELVGMPSRLSAEPMLQMQREQLLKEVADKGYIDHYSGVRIAKSGKRFLINNAVVWNVYDQQQHFYGQAAYFKDWVMMP; encoded by the coding sequence ATGCGCAACGTATTGAAGCTTCTGGCGGTATGTTTATTTAATCTGAATATTTCCTTATTTATGCTGCCTATAGATCCGCCTAACCCGACTAATCAATTTTATGCCGATCATATTCAGTTGCTGCTGGATAGTTATCAGCGTTTGTTAAACAAGCCTTTGCTGCTGGTTGCTCCAGATTTAACGCTTGCAGAGCAGGTGTTTAAGGGCGGTTTTGCTTTGTTATCGCATAATACTGATAATGAGCCTTTATTCAATTATGCCAATGTTACTGCTTTGCATTTGTTTGAGTTGGAGTGGCAAGAGTTAGTGGGTATGCCATCGCGCTTATCCGCAGAACCGATGCTACAGATGCAACGTGAGCAGTTATTAAAAGAAGTGGCTGATAAGGGCTATATTGATCATTATTCTGGGGTGCGTATCGCAAAAAGTGGTAAACGGTTTTTGATCAACAATGCAGTGGTTTGGAATGTATATGATCAGCAACAGCATTTTTATGGTCAAGCGGCTTATTTTAAAGATTGGGTAATGATGCCATAG